From Cydia strobilella chromosome 7, ilCydStro3.1, whole genome shotgun sequence, one genomic window encodes:
- the LOC134742742 gene encoding uncharacterized protein LOC134742742 produces MFHTPPVKMVNTRSTTRRERERKAEEDRQLQLQVPSQPTNVNNTQNNDETKRMLPAFKLSGSSLKSEYRPVQHTPASLTGAKSKSSSSSVLARRKQLELEAAQEKARIQMALIDKKLEADLANLMDEEQGKYSPHDELHTDKQSEVEKWLERSQRELESAAQQVPDYGNQPDLPCPPPVVDPGTSNGTIQMLASALQNLTASTTKHKSDKNLLSRLCTPRDLPSYSGDPLDWLQFKQAYEESTEVCGFSPKENLWRLRKCLHGTAREAVSALMVTATSPDIVMKTLELVCGNPESILTRIMQGLRKLPSMSNEYSKDIVSFSVKVQNFIAAVHAVGRKEYLHDVNMANIILSKLPTVIISKWSDYSFPIITEGKKPRLEILGDFLNIEAVKITTTANIHVMDQRNSYQHHSRNKSDNNNANRPQTVLLQSARSDKCDNKCLFCRGAKHELTECKMFKKALRKDRWRHVKRHGVCFKCLVSCHDRENCPAPACDKDGCGEAHHRLLHYVQHRDTDKDATLESADTRETAESSPTKETVSFININDHKVLLKVVPVKIRGPNGVFTTSAFLDDGSSISLISKSLAARAGLRGRTETMRVSGAWKDSDLECTYTVVSIDVSSLNGSEIFNINLRAVDNLHIPEQDFRSIDCNKFAHLQKLKDKWSPNVISCNPEVLIGQDNYDLIMPLEICKGKPFEPFASRTVLGWSVHGKMRAPHGWGTHAAHNLLIAAEGAGAPCPSAHDDALRDLHEEVRRYFSIDSLGVCNKPRQNSDDVRALAQLDRTTTFADGRWQVGLPWRDENSVMPDSYPNALNRLKGVEKKMAANSEYAQRYTDRVNHLFQNDFAREVSDPRSTSPHTWYLPHHAVDNLNKKKLRLVFDCAAKSKGTSLNEYLLQGPDLLASLFGIMVRFRENRYAVAGDLRDMFLRVKIRPEDQDALRFLWRTDSKQPVKTYAMTSLVFGANSSPFIAQYVKNKNAQRYASTMPAAVAAICEQHYMDDYLDSLPEEAAAIKMVKDVTFIHKQGGFDMCNWTSNSEAVLDSVPKEALGIAALRFKLDRQQEGERTLGLIWYPATDEFGFDLSLKRIPTDIVSGKQVPTKRVMLRVIMSIFDVFGFLSPFTIQGKIMLQSLWQLSIDWDENIPNNIFVKWSEWINLLKQMRYVRIPRCYLSPLGASGLGKRATAEPPSSATTRVAGDSSPARPATAAPPAHTTPPPTYQPRSSATPNAPASTTNIYNSYGNNLEMHIFCDASTKAMCAVAYWRWIYNNEIHVAFIASKCRVLPVKPLLTVPRAELQSALMAARLADSLQKDHRLVVQRRCFWSDSTTFLHWVKNDARNYKTFVANRLGAIDELTRSNEWRYVPTKLNVADIATRETYDDTLFQNEWLKGPSFLRSDESSWPRNIVGSAADEPERSEIINIINDLPATYLPVFNPERFSSWLRLLRSTYHVLVFVHKCRKQTYDDSELMRRAALLLVRQVQEECFGAELAAIRKGMSLERNSRILTWSPYLDDCGVLRCGGRINAAQGVSADTKYPIILDGRHQVTRLLVKHYHVRAAHDYQETVVNNLKEKYAITRIRPTVKHVAARCMYCKIRKAQPHVPVMGELPPGRMAHHQRPFTHCGLDLFGPMEVVVGRGRQKRYGVIFTCLTVRAIHLEIVHSLTTDSLIMALRRMASRRGWPGCFYSDNGTNLRGADTELKRSVQELDNKAVNDFALTNGSSWKFIPPASPHWGGAWERLIRGVKRSLSVVLKERAPKDEVLSTLMAEVENIVNSRPLTHVSVEPGSDGALTPNHFLLHSSPNIPALGVFDDSDLFLRKQWRTSQRLADMYWQRWVKEYLPELLPRRKWNNEQAPLKNNDETKRMLPAFKLSGSSLKSEYRPVQHTPASLTGAKSKSSSSSVLARRKQLELEAAQEKARIQMALIDKKLEADLANLMDEEQGKYSPHDELHTDKQSEVEKWLERSQRTVCEVTRSALAIVERWCINNELTVNPRKTELVMFTNKRNLGNYRLPKLFNTELQLSAERLACMAATGCMRATPTAALEALLGLPPLHLFIQQEALAAAVRLKKSNLWRPPRVPHTEILYEAIGKEPLIEAVTDRIPRQFVFDKKYKIQLHEEPHEGLNPREL; encoded by the exons ATGTTCCATACTCCGCCTGTGAAGATGGTTAATACTCGCAGTACAACGCGCAGGGAACGCGAAAGAAAAGCAGAAGAGGATAGACAACTTCAGCTACAAGTGCCTTCTCAGCCAACTAATGTAAATAATACACAGAACAATGACGAAACGAAGCGTATGCTCCCCGCGTTTAAATTATCGGGTAGCAGCTTAAAATCGGAGTATCGCCCGGTGCAACATACGCCCGCTTCGCTAACGGGGGCAAAGTCCAAGTCGTCATCATCGTCTGTGCTGGCTCGAAGAAAACAGCTGGAACTAGAAGCGGCTCAAGAAAAAGCGCGTATTCAAATGGCCCTCATCGACAAGAAACTTGAGGCTGATTTAGCTAACCTGATGGATGAGGAACAAGGAAAGTACAGTCCACATGATGAGCTGCACACTGACAAACAGAGTGAAGTGGAGAAGTGGTTGGAACGAAGCCAACGTGAGCTGGAATCCGCCGCACAGCAAGTCCCCGATTATGGTAACCAGCCGGACCTGCCGTGCCCGCCGCCGGTCGTCGACCCCGGCACCTCTAATGGAACGATTCAAATGCTCGCAAGTGCGCTTCAAAATCTAACTGCAAGTACCACTAAACATAAGAGTGACAAAAACCTGCTAAGCCGATTATGTACTCCCAGAGACCTACCTAGCTACTCTGGCGACCCTTTGGACTGGCTACAATTTAAGCAGGCCTATGAAGAGTCTACCGAAGTGTGTGGGTTCAGCCCGAAGGAGAATCTATGGAGACTGAGAAAATGTCTACACGGAACTGCCAGGGAAGCAGTTTCAGCTTTAATGGTTACTGCCACGTCGCCCGATATAGTGATGAAAACCTTGGAACTGGTATGTGGAAATCCTGAAAGCATCTTAACTCGCATCATGCAAGGATTACGAAAACTACCATCTATGTCGAACGAGTACAGTAAGGACATCGTATCATTCTCAGTCAAAGTGCAAAACTTCATCGCAGCCGTACATGCAGTCGGCCGCAAAGAGTACCTACACGACGTAAACATGGCTAATATTATCCTATCTAAATTACCGACCGTCATTATATCGAAATGGTCTGACTACAGTTTCCCTATAATAACCGAAGGCAAGAAGCCACGCTTGGAGATACTCGGAGACTTTTTAAACATCGAAGCAGTCAAAATAACTACTACAGCGAACATTCACGTCATGGATCAGCGCAATAGTTATCAACATCACTCGAGAAACAAAAGTGATAATAATAACGCCAACCGCCCGCAAACAGTGTTATTGCAATCGGCGCGCAGTGACAAGTGTGAcaacaaatgtttattttgccGCGGCGCAAAACATGAGTTAACTGAGTGCAAGATGTTCAAAAAGGCGTTAAGAAAGGACCGGTGGCGTCATGTGAAGCGCCACGGAGTATGCTTCAAGTGCCTTGTGTCATGCCACGATCGCGAGAACTGCCCCGCGCCCGCTTGTGACAAGGATGGGTGTGGCGAGGCGCATCATCGACTATTACATTATGTACAACATCGCGATACTGATAAGGATGCTACGTTGGAATCTGCAGATACGCGGGAAACAGCCGAGTCGAGCCCTACTAAGGAAACAGTATCCTTTATAAACATAAATGACCATAAAGTGTTGCTAAAAGTAGTGCCGGTAAAAATACGCGGACCTAACGGTGTGTTTACGACAAGTGCATTTTTAGATGACGGAAGTAGTATCAGTCTTATCAGTAAATCGctcgccgcgcgcgccggcctGCGCGGGCGCACTGAGACTATGCGAGTGAGCGGAGCTTGGAAAGATAGCGATTTAGAGTGTACTTATACAGTTGTGTCTATCGATGTATCTAGTTTAAATGGTAGTgagatttttaatattaatttacgaGCTGTAGATAATTTGCACATTCCTGAGCAGGACTTTAGGTCCattgattgtaataaatttgCCCATTTACAAAAGTTAAAAGACAAATGGTCACCTAATGTAATTTCTTGTAATCCTGAGGTTTTAATTGGGCAggataattatgatttaattatgCCGTTAGAAATATGTAAAGGTAAACCCTTTGAGCCGTTCGCTTCGCGCACTGTCTTAGGTTGGTCCGTCCATGGGAAGATGCGCGCCCCGCACGGCTGGGGCACCCACGCCGCCCACAACCTGCTGATAGCGGCAGAGGGCGCCGGGGCGCCCTGCCCGAGCGCTCACGATGACGCGCTCCGCGACCTTCATGAGGAAGTAAGACGTTATTTTTCTATTGACTCTCTAGGTGTGTGTAACAAGCCCCGTCAAAACAGCGATGACGTCCGTGCCTTAGCCCAGTTGGACCGCACGACGACCTTCGCTGACGGCAGGTGGCAAGTGGGTCTGCCGTGGCGCGACGAGAACAGCGTGATGCCGGACAGTTACCCTAACGCCCTAAATAGGTTAAAGGGAGTTGAAAAGAAAATGGCGGCAAACAGTGAGTATGCTCAGAGGTACACGGATCGAGTAAATCATTTGTTCCAAAATGATTTTGCAAGGGAGGTCAGTGACCCTCGTTCCACTTCCCCTCACACATGGTACCTACCTCACCATGCTGTGGACAATTTAAACAAGAAAAAACTTCGTCTTGTTTTCGATTGTGCCGCCAAAAGTAAAGGTACATCGTTGAACGAATACCTACTTCAAGGTCCCGACCTGCTCGCGTCCCTATTCGGCATTATGGTACGATTTAGAGAGAATAGGTACGCTGTGGCCGGGGACTTGCGTGACATGTTCCTAAGGGTCAAAATACGACCCGAGGACCAGGACGCACTTAGGTTTTTATGGAGGACTGACTCTAAACAGCCAGTCAAAACATATGCTATGACGTCACTAGTGTTTGGCGCTAATTCGTCCCCTTTTATCGCCCAGTACGTCAAAAATAAGAACGCACAGCGTTATGCGTCCACAATGCCTGCTGCTGTTGCTGCCATCTGCGAGCAACACTACATGGACGATTACTTGGACAGTTTGCCAGAGGAGGCCGCGGCTATAAAAATGGTAAAAGATGTTACTTTTATTCACAAACAGGGCGGGTTCGACATGTGCAACTGGACAAGTAACAGCGAGGCAGTGTTGGACAGCGTGCCAAAAGAAGCCTTAGGCATAGCAGccttaaggttcaaattagatcgACAGCAAGAAGGTGAGAGAACGCTTGGTCTTATCTGGTACCCCGCTACAGATGAGTTTGGGTTTGATTTGTCACTCAAACGCATACCTACCGATATAGTTAGCGGTAAACAAGTACCTACTAAAAGGGTCATGCTTCGTGTAATAATGTCGATATTCGACGTGTTTGGTTTCTTATCTCCATTCACTATTCAAGGTAAGATAATGCTACAGTCTTTATGGCAATTATCCATTGATTGGGACgaaaatattccaaataatatttTCGTTAAGTGGAGTGAATGGATTAATCTTTTAAAACAAATGCGTTATGTACGTATACCTAGATGCTATCTAAGTCCTTTAGGTGCAAGCGGCTTGGGCAAACGAGCGACGGCAGAGCCGCCGAGCAGTGCTACGACGCGCGTAGCCGGTGACTCCTCCCCCGCGCGGCCCGCGACCGCCGCACCGCCTGCTCATACTACGCCGCCACCTACTTATCAGCCGCGTAGCAGTGCTACGCCTAATGCGCCGGCATCGACTACGAATATTTATAATTCTTACGGTAATAATTTAGAGATGCATATTTTTTGCGATGCGTCTACCAAAGCAATGTGTGCGGTTGCTTATTGGCGCTGGatttataataatgaaatacaCGTCGCCTTTATAGCAAGTAAGTGCAGAGTCTTACCCGTGAAACCTTTGTTGACTGTACCTCGTGCCGAGTTACAGTCGGCTCTTATGGCAGCGAGACTGGCGGACAGTCTACAAAAGGACCACAGGTTAGTGGTACAGCGCCGTTGTTTCTGGAGCGATTCAACCACATTCCTGCACTGGGTTAAGAATGACGCGCGCAATTATAAAACATTCGTAGCAAACCGGTTAGGGGCTATTGATGAGCTCACGCGCAGTAATGAATGGCGGTATGTACCTACCAAACTGAATGTTGCGGATATTGCAACGCGCGAGACTTATGACGATACTCTCTTCCAAAACGAGTGGTTAAAGGGCCCCTCGTTCTTGAGAAGCGACGAGTCATCCTGGCCGCGTAATATTGTCGGCTCTGCAGCCGATGAACCTGAAAGGTcagaaattattaatataattaatgacTTACCTGCTACATACTTACCTGTATTTAATCCGGAGCGCTTCTCTTCGTGGTTGCGGCTGTTGAGGAGCACATATCATGTGTTAGTATTCGTGCATAAATGTCGAAAGCAGACTTACGATGACTCTGAGTTGATGCGGCGAGCTGCGCTGCTACTGGTGCGACAGGTACAAGAAGAGTGCTTTGGCGCGGAGTTAGCTGCAATTAGAAAAGGTATGAGTCTCGAACGAAATAGCCGAATACTTACCTGGTCACCTTACCTGGATGATTGTGGAGTCCTACGCTGCGGCGGCCGTATCAATGCCGCACAGGGTGTAAGCGCTGATACAAAGTACCCGATTATTTTGGACGGGCGGCACCAGGTGACGCGATTGCTCGTGAAGCATTATCACGTCAGGGCTGCGCATGATTACCAGGAAACAGTGGTGAACAATCTCAAGGAAAAATATGCAATCACGAGGATAAGGCCAACGGTTAAACATGTGGCTGCGAGATGCATGTATTGTAAAATACGCAAGGCGCAACCACATGTACCTGTAATGGGTGAGTTACCTCCAGGCCGAATGGCGCATCACCAGAGGCCATTTACACATTGCGGCCTTGACTTGTTCGGCCCTATGGAGGTGGTGGTAGGCAGAGGACGCCAGAAAAGGTACGGGGTAATTTTTACTTGCCTTACGGTAAGGGCGATCCATTTGGAGATCGTACATTCTCTCACCACCGACTCCCTCATTATGGCGTTACGGCGTATGGCGTCGCGTCGAGGATGGCCAGGCTGTTTCTACTCGGATAACGGTACGAACCTACGGGGAGCTGATACCGAGTTGAAACGATCTGTGCAGGAGCTCGACAACAAAGCTGTCAATGACTTCGCATTGACCAACGGTTCGAGTTGGAAGTTTATACCTCCCGCGAGTCCCCATTGGGGTGGGGCATGGGAGCGCCTCATACGCGGCGTTAAGAGAAGTCTTAGCGTTGTTCTCAAAGAGCGGGCACCGAAGGACGAAGTTCTCAGCACTCTGATGGCGGAGGTGGAGAATATTGTCAACAGCCGCCCGCTAACCCACGTCTCCGTGGAACCAGGTAGTGATGGTGCTTTAACGCCGAATCACTTCCTTCTCCACTCTTCCCCTAATATTCCCGCTTTAGGCGTCTTTGACGATTCAGACTTGTTCCTTCGGAAGCAATGGCGGACGAGTCAAAGGCTGGCCGATATGTATTGGCAGAGGTGGGTAAAGGAATACTTACCGGAGCTACTCCCGAGAAGGAAGTGGAACAATGAGCAAGCTCCACTCAAG AACAATGACGAAACGAAGCGTATGCTCCCCGCGTTTAAATTATCGGGTAGCAGCTTAAAATCGGAGTATCGCCCGGTGCAACATACGCCCGCTTCGCTAACGGGGGCAAAGTCCAAGTCGTCATCATCGTCTGTGCTGGCTCGAAGAAAACAGCTGGAACTAGAAGCGGCTCAAGAAAAAGCGCGTATTCAAATGGCCCTCATCGACAAGAAACTTGAGGCTGATTTAGCTAACCTGATGGATGAGGAACAAGGAAAGTACAGTCCACATGATGAGCTGCACACTGACAAACAGAGTGAAGTGGAGAAGTGGTTGGAACGAAGCCAAC GTACGGTGTGCGAGGTTACCCGCTCTGCACTAGCCATCGTGGAGCGCTGGTGCATTAACAACGAACTCACAGTCAATCCACGCAAGACGGAGCTGGTTATGTTCACCAACAAACGCAATTTGGGAAACTACCGCCTTCCCAAACTGTTCAATACAGAACTCCAACTATCTGCAGAG AGGCTGGCCTGTATGGCGGCCACGGGCTGCATGAGAGCAACACCAACTGCGGCCCTGGAAGCCCTACTgggcctgccgccgctgcacctcTTTATACAACAGGAAGCGCTAGCTGCGGCGGTACGTCTCAAAAAATCTAATCTCTGGAGACCGCCTAGGGTGCCACACACCGAGATCCTCTACGAGGCCATAGGTAAGGAACCGCTAATTGAGGCGGTGACTGACAGGATACCCAGGCAATTCGTCTTcgacaaaaagtacaaaatacaattacacgaaGAACCCCATGAAGGACTCAACCCAAGGGAGCTGTGA